The genomic stretch CGCTGGAAAAGCGTTGACGGGTTTCTCGAAGATTTTTCAGCCCCTGACAATAGTCTTGTCAAACGGTCATCGCCATCAGAAGATTCAATAACACCAGCATTGTTTCTTGATTCTACCCAATTTACAATTCATTCTGAGTATCTGTCAATGTCGGTGGATTATTCAACCTTTCCTCAACGCATTTTCACTGAAGAAGACGGTCAGAATGCACTGCGTTTTGTCCAAGAAAATATCGTCTTACTGTATGTTGCTAGTTTTGTAATCACCTTTGTTCTTTGTTTTATGTTCCTAGTGCTCGCATCGAGTGGACTCGCTTTATCCAGCCAGCTTTTCTCCACCGTTATGAAGAAAAAACGCAGCTCTTATACACAAGCATGGTCGATGAGCGCCTTTACATTGCCCTTAGGAACGTTTCTTTACCTTATTGGCAGCGTCATAGGACAACCCCTTTTTGGGCTAGGTGGCGTATTCGTAACGATATCTATGATGTTTCTCGCCATAAAAAAGCTGCCTGTCAGCCGTGTATAACCAACTGACAGGCAGCTTTAACTTATTCCTGAATTATTGATTCTTCCGTTTGAGGCTTCACGACTATTTTCGTCCCATCCACAGCAACAACATTCACTGTTGTCTGTTGCTTGATCCATTGTCCAGAAGACACTGCACTATAGTCGGTCTCGTTAATGCGAACCGTGCCAATGGGGCGAAAGTCAGTCATCGTCATTCCTTCTTTTCCAACGAGTTCTTTATAAGACAGATTTATTGAATTATAGCCGGCTTCACTCGTCAAACGATCTTTGAGTGCGAGCTTAGACCATACATTCCGCTTTGGAAAAACTTTAAGAAGAAATAATGCGCCTGCGACACCAATCATCATACCAATGGTTACTGCGACACCATAGGTTAATGATGGAGAAGGCACAGCAATGGCAACGATCATCATAAGTGTGCCGATAATGGCTAATGTCCCGTCATTGAGAAGCTTTCCGTCAATTAATATAAGAGCGATGCCAATAATATAAATGGCAACCATCCAGACGAGCGCTCCCCCTGACACATGGTAGCTAAAGTAAAGCAGCATCAACAAAAGACCAATTGCACCTAAAATACCGCGTGTTTTAACGAGGATTTCTCCTAAAATAAACATCGTCGCAAAAAGGATAACTGCCATCCCAATAAACACATAATCCAGGAGCATTGTCTTCACCACCTTTCAGTTACGTGTATAAGTCCTTCTATTTATAAAACGTTCCCTCTACTTTAGTATACGAATTAAAGTTGATAAAGTTTCACTAAATCTGGACTATTTTGCGTTCCTTTTACATTATGACATACCTTGTCCTCTTCTACCATATAGTGATGGTAGAGATCACGAAAAGAGGATGAAGCGAAATGAAACAATTTATCGTCGTTGTGTTGAGCTTTGCGATCATCTATGCCATTGTTTATGACTTTCGAAGCGGGACAATACCAAGCACACAATCTGTTGGCAACTGGGAAACCGTTGATGTCCTCCAACAAGACGAGTTACTCCCAAGTACGCGTTCTGAAGAAAACAACACTTATATAGAACATATGGTTAAACCTGGTGATACCGTTCTCGGGATTATCGAAAGTCTGCATGACAATCAAATACCAGTGCCCATTGAACAAATTTCAGAGGACTTTATCGCCTTAAACCAGTCACCCGTGAACACAATTGAAGCTGGTGAAGTCTATCGGTTTCCATTATACAATCAATAATGAAGTACTTTTTAGGAATTAGGTACTTTTTCTTGTCTTTTTAAAATTGGTCTTGTTACAATGAGATTAGTTGGGAGACTGTTCGTGATACGGATGGTTTAATAGAGGAGAGATGATACAATGAGCGAATTAGTTCATCGTAAAAATACGAGACCTGTTAAGGTAGGAAATGTAACGATTGGTGGTTCAAATGAACTTTTCATTCAAAGCATGACGACAACAAAAACACATGATGTCGAAGCCACTGTCGCAGAAATTCATCGTTTGGAAGAGGCTGGATGTCAGATTGTTCGCGTTGCTTGCCCTGATGAAAGAGCAGCAAATGCCATCGCTGATATTAAAAAACAAATCAATATTCCGCTAGTTGTCGACATCCATTTTAATTACAAATTGGCGTTGAAAGCAATTGAAGGCGGCGCAGATAAAATCCGAATCAACCCAGGAAATATCGGAAAACGCGACAAAGTGGAGCTTGTGGTAAACGCAGCTAAAGAAAAAAACATCCCCATCCGAATTGGAGTAAATGCAGGTTCGCTTGAACGGGGGATTCTTGAAAAGTACGGTTACCCTACCGCCGATGGGATGGTCGAAAGTGCATTGCATCACATTAAAATTCTAGAGGACCTTGATTTCCATGACATCATTGTGTCCATGAAAGCTTCTGATGTGGGCCTCGCTGTCGAAGCCTATGAAAAAGCAGCTAAGGCCTTTGATTACCCATTGCATTTAGGCATCACTGAATCAGGAACCTTATTTTCTGGAACTGTAAAGAGCGCTGCTGGCTTAGGCATCCTTCTTAGCAAAGGAATCGGAAATACGCTGCGCGTTTCCTTGTCTGCGGATCCCGTAGAAGAGGTAAAAGTGGCAAGAGAACTTTTAAAGAGCTTTGGACTTGCATCAAACGCTGCGACATTAATTTCATGTCCAACGTGCGGGCGAATCGAAATCGACTTAATCTCAATCGCTAACGAGGTTGAAGAGTACATTTCAAAAATTAAAGCCCCAATTAAAGTTGCTGTATTAGGCTGTGCAGTAAATGGTCCAGGTGAAGCACGTGAGGCTGACATCGGCATTGCTGGAGCACGTGGTGAAGGCCTTCTCTTCCGCCATGGTGAAACGGTCCGTAAAGTACCCGAGGACCAAATGGTTGAGGAGCTTAAAAAAGAAATTGATATTTTAGCTGAAGCACATCGATTAAAAGAAGAAGCAAAAAAAGAAGAAACATTAAAAGCTTGACACTATGTGTCAAGCTTTTTAATGTTCAAACAAGACTTTGCTCACGGCTTTTGAGGCACTTGGAAGGCGCTCATTACCGCATTGTAGGCAATGAGCGTCAGATGAGACAAAGCACCGACGAAAGCAAACGTTTGTCATAAGCTCTATATGAACGGTGCAAAAAACAAACTAATGAGCACAGCAACAACACCTAAACCAATAGCCCATAGAGCCATTGCACCAGCGCCTCGTCTGCGAGAGATGAAACCGATGATAATACCTGCAGCACCGAGAATCAGCGGGAGCACAAACAGAGCCAAAAGGGAAAGTGCCAAAGCAAGACCGCTTAAGCCAACCGCATTCGAGTCTGTATTTGTGGAACGCTCTCGATCATCATCTATACTGTCTTGATCTCGATTACGATCTCGATCGATACCATCAAAGGAGGCTTCTGTAGCGGTTTCCTCTAGATAAGAACGATCTGCTGCATCGTCTGCGCGGATGTCCTCAAAACCTTCATCGTGCCTTCTATCATCATTATGCACACCTAACACCTCCTCTTTTCTGAAGAGCAGTTATAGTATGCAACTAGCGAGCCTAGCCTATGCTGGGAAATTAATCGATTTGCGCCGTTTTTGCCACGAACATCAATTTCACTTTTTTCCACAATAAAACGATACAAAGCAATGCAATTGACACCATAACGATCGTTCCACCCGAGGGAAGCTCGAGGTAATACGCAGCTACTAACCCGCCGACAACCGCAAGCTCACCGAAAACAATCGATAGGACAATCGTTTCTTTGAAGCCTTTTGCAATTCGTATACTGGTCGCCACCGGTAGTGTCATTAAAGCAGAAACGAGCATAATTCCAACAATTCTCATACTCGCCGCTATGACGAGGGCAACAATAACGATGAATACAAAATGAACTTTTTTCGTAGGCATTCCTGAAGCTTTGGCATGTTCTTCGTCAAATGAAAGGAACACAAGCTCCTTATATAAAAACACCAATACGCTAGACACGACGATGAGAATCGCAAATACAGTCCACATGTCACTTCGTGAAATTGCATTAATACTCCCAAAGAGGTAATAAAATAAATCCTGATTGAATCCATTGGCAAGCGAAATAAAAATAACACTTAATCCAATGCCACCTGATAAAATAATCGGTATGGATAATTCTTGAAAAGAGGCATACAAGCTTCGAAGCTTTTCGATAAGCAACGAGCCAATGACGGAAAATAGTAAGGCTGTATACAGCGGATTAAACGCTGTAACAAACGCTACCTTTGCTTGGATCAACAGCCCAGCTGCAATGCCAGCTAATGTAATGTGAGAAAGGGCATCAGCGATTAAGGAGAGCCGCCGTACAACAATAAATACACCAAGGAACGGCGCAAGGAAACCAATCATAATACCCGTCAAAAACGCATTTTGCAGGAATTCAAATCGAACAATATTTTCAATCATGCCAGACCTCCATGATCATGAGATACGGCATGGACAGCGTGACCGTAAAATTGGGAGAGCACCTCATCGTCCAGCTTGTTAAATGTGTCCATTTCTCCATGAAAGTGCAGTTCTCGATTAAGGCATGCCAAATGAGTGGCTTTTTTTGTCATCGTCCCTATATCATGAGAGACCATGAGCAATGTCATCCCTTTGTCTTTGTTTAAGGTTTCCAACAAGCGATAAAAGGAATCGACATGAGCTGCATCTACACCAACCGTAGGCTCATCCAAAATCAATAACTTTGGGTCACTTACCAATGCGCGCGCAATAAACACACGTTGCTGTTGGCCGCCGGATAACAACGCAATATTTTTATCAATGAAGCTTGTCATATCTACAGCTTCAACGGCCTCTTCTATTCTCTGTCGATTGGCTTTATTCATAAATTGAAAAAAACCTACCTTAGAGACGAGTCCCATAGAGACAACTTCTCTAACTGTCGCAGGAAAACCTGAGTTAAAGCTATTCGCTTTCTGAGAAATATAACCGACCTTATTCCACTCTTTAAACTTTGGAGCTGATACGCCAAAAAGCTGTATTTGGGAACGTGCCGATGACGGCAAAAGATTGAGAATCAATTTAATCAATGTAGATTTCCCTGACCCGTTAGGACCTACTAATGCCATAAATGCCCCGTCTGGTATCGTTAATGAGATATTACGCAATACGTCAACATCATTGTACCGAAAGGACAGCTGGTCGATTGATAACACAGGCGTCGTATTCACAGTCGCCCACCTCTCTATAAATTGCTAAGATGATTCAATCTTAAGTAAGAATTATTCCGATTTACCACTCAGATATTATAGCGAATAATAGCTGAGAAGTAAATTGATGAGGATCTTGTCTAAGCGCATCATTGTTCCATAGCATCTCAACGAAAGAAAAAACCCTTCAAATGCGACGCACATAGAAGGGATTCCTTATACGAAACAATAGAAAAGTCATGTTTTAAAGACTTTAATGAGCGGCAGCCTCTGTTTGTATTTTTGTCGCGTACCAGCTTTTGGCACTTCCATTTTCTCTTACATAAGAGTGCATTCCAAATATACCACGATGATAGGCCGTTAATGCCTGATCCCAGTTTCCATAACGTTCATGTAGAAAATCCAAATAAACAATTGACAATTGAATGGAATACAGCGGATCAAACAACAGCTCGTCTTTATACGTTAGATTGGCCATTTCCGCAATCCAAGGGGCGGTATTTTTCATGAATTGCGACATGCCATAAGCTCTGCCATACTGCGTTTGAGGTCCAGTAAGCGATGGATTAAACGTCCCACCTGTCTCAACTGAGAGCAACTCAAACACGACATAGGGATCAATATCGTATCGCTTTGCTTCTTGAAAAAGGAACAATCCCCATTCTTTTTTAAATTGCCCATCACTTTTCTTATACAAGCTTTCAGCCAATGTGACTGCCTGCGCCCATTCTTCGTACCCGTTCATGCTTCCGCTTCGCTCTTTGCTCACGTATGTTTTTATCATCTCTGGGCTAATTGAATAATTATCAAGCAGCTGTTTTTTTTCAGATACATTTTGCTCTAATGCAGACACTTCTTTGTTAAGTAACGTGACTTTCTGAGAAAAATAAAACGTCACGCCAGCACACATTATGATCGCAAGAAGCATCATGAACATTGTTGGCATATTTGTGCGTTTCGACTGCATCGACATCCCTCCTTGTCCATGACGCCTATCTTAGCCTAAGTCAGCAATGCTTTCAAGCTTCAAGGTGCGCTACTCCCCCTCATCTACAGTAAGTGGCAGTGTAAACGTAATTTTTGTCCCCTTCTCAAGCTCACTCTCGACAAAAAACTCTCCTTCATGATTTTCCACAATTTTTTTACAAAGCGGAATCCCTATACCATTGCCTTTTTCTTTTGTTGTAAAAAACGGTTTCCCCAATTGTTCGAGGACTTCTTTTTCCATCCCTTTACCGAAATCCTGGATAACGATCTGATAGTGCCTATTTTCCATCACTTTCGTGTGCAATACGAACCGGCGATTGTCTTTTTTCTCTTCGTACACCTCAATGGTATTGCGAAGAAGATTCAACAAAACTTGCTTTATCATCGCCTCATTTACATCCACATACGCATCTGTTTTTTCGATATGGTATTCGAACGTAATATTATGTAAAAGGCATTCAGAGCGAATAATGTACACGAGTGATTGAAAAATAGCATGAGGAAGTTGTTTTTGCTTTTTTATCTTTTTTCTAGACACTGATAGGAAATCTTCGATAATGTCATTCATACGCGTTAATTCGCTCAAGATGGTGTTGTAATATTTAGTCCAATCGTTCGTTAACGAAGAGAGCTGTAAAAAGCCTCTTATGACCGACAATGGATTTCTTAGCTCGTGCGCCACACCTGCCGCGAGCTGTGAAACGGATTCCATCTGCTGCTTATAGATCAGTAAATTTTCAAACCGTTGCTGGTACGAACGATCATGAACAAGCAAAAGAATGCCTTCGTCTTCAGGAAAATACAACCCTTGAAACTGATACAAAGCATCATCCTCGTAATAATAGCGTTCGTTTACCAAACCAGTTGATCGTATTTCCTCGACGATTTCAATTAAAGTGTCCTTTAAGGGATGCTTTGTTTGAAGGGCATGCACACTACTGCCTGTGATATGCTGCGCCTCCAATTGAAGATACTTCCCAAACCGATCATTGCAAAATTGGATTTCATCATCTTCACGAAGAAGGATCACAGCTAAATCCAATTTAGTTTCCAAAAAATTCAAAAATATGTTCGTGTTCTGACTCAGGAGATGATTGAAGCCTGCATTTCTTTGAGCAATATGTTCCGCTTTTTGCTCAATCATTTTGCCGATCAGATAGATAAAATGACCATCCCACTTTCCTTTAAAGGTCATATCACATCTTAGATTATTGCGAGAAAAGGAAAAGGTTGAGTGGCGCTCGTCCTCTTTTTGTGATGACGTGAGCATTTTTAAAAATTGAAACACCTGTTGCCTATCTTCTTCCTCAAAATAATGAAAAAAAGAAAAGGTCTTCTCTCCGAATATCCTCTTGCCGCAATGGTTTAGGTTTAACACTTCTCCATTTGGACCAAGCACAAGACGGATTTCCTGTGACAATTCATCAAAAACTGTATGATCTATATCGGCCTGAACGTGAGAATGCACTACTTCTAGTCCCCCTTTCTAGCGTTTGGAACAGTCATGCGAATCTTAAACAGAATATTAACATGATTTATCGATACATTCCATTCATCAACTTCAGTCCCCTTTCATACGTATAAAAAGGCAATATGAAAGGAGGAGTGACATGTTCGTTAAAAAGATTGTGAACCAAAAGCTTCGTCGAATTTCTCCTAAAGAATTATTAAAATATGCTAAAAATTATCAAATTAACTTAACAGAGCCACAAGCGGAAAAAATCGCTACGATTTTCCATCAGCAACCGAACCTTGACGTATACGACGTACAGCAACGATCAAAGCTATTAAAGACCATTTCTGAACGCGTTGGGCCATCTACAGCTGCACAGCTAGAGCAGTTATTTGTTAAACTAACAAGCTCATCATAAAAAATGCGTGTAAGTAAAAAGCATGTTGGCCTTTTTGGTCACATGCTTTCTTCAGATTGTAGCTGTTCTTTTAAGTTTTGATTAAATTTACGAGATCGAAGCATTTCAATTTCAAGCTTATATGGCGCTGTCTTATTATTCTTATCCTCTCCGACATATGGGGTTTCAAGTATTTTAGGTAGCTCTGCTAATTGAGGATGGCTAACGATTTTGTCCAACGCTGCAAATCCTATTTTCCCGAAACCAATATTTTCATGCCGGTCTTTAGCAGCACCCTGTTCATTTTTACTATCATTTACATGAACAACCTTTAATCGGTCTACTCCGATGATTTTATCAAAGTGATTTAACACACCATCGAAGTCGTTCACGATATCATAGCCTGCGTCATGGGTATGGCATGTATCAAAACAAACCGACAAGTGCTGATTATGCACTACACCGTCAATGATCTTGGCCAGCTCTTCAAAGGTTTTTCCACATTCCGATCCTTTACCAGCCATCGTCTCAAGTGCGATTTGTACCTCTTCTTTATTCGAGATGACTTCATTTAATCCTTTAATTATCTGTTGAATTCCTACATCTGTTCCCTCTTTTACGTGTGCACCAGGATGCAATACAATTTGCTTGGCTCCGATGGCCTGAGCGCGATCTATCTCTGCACGCAAAAAAGAAACAGCTAGTTCAAAGGTTTCTGGTTTTACAGCATTGCCAAGATTGATAATATATGGGGCATGCACGACAATATCAGTAATCCCATTTTCTTTTGCATGTGCGAGACCTGCATCAATATTAAGTTCTTCAATTTTCTTTCGGCGCGTGTTTTGTGGTGCACCAGTATAAATCATAAAAGTCGTCGCTCCATAGCTTGCTGCCTCTTCACTAGAACCGAGAAGCATTTTCTTTCCACTCATGGATACATGTGAACCAATTTTCAACGTACTCACCTCACTGTTTCATTCCAACAAAAGTGTACCACACCTTGCTCTCTCAATCCATTGACACCACTTATCCCTTTAAAAGCATAGATGTTTTGTCAAACCCCTTTCCTTTCCTTTATAATGAAAGGAGATGGAGAGGAGGAGACCAAATGAAAGTCATAAAAATTGCACCAAGAGGGTACTGCTACGGTGTTGTTGATGCAATGGTGATCGCGAAGAATGCATCAATGGACAAAACGCTCCCCAGACCCATTTATATTCTCGGCATGATTGTTCATAATAAGCATGTTACTGATGCATTTGAAGCTGAAGGTATAATTACAGTAGATGGAGACAGCCGCGAAGATTTGCTTGAACAAATTAATGAAGGTACTGTCATCTTTACAGCACACGGTGTCTCCCCGTCAGTTCGTAAAAAAGCGACAGACAAAGGACTTACCGTATTAGATGCGACATGTCCAGATGTGACGGTGACCCATGACCTTATACGTGAGAAGGCCGCTGAAGGGTATGACATTGTGTATATCGGTAAAAAACATCACCCAGAGCCTGAGGGTGCGGTCGGCGTAGCTCCTCATGCCGTGCATCTAATTGAAACTGTTGAGGATGCCAACGAACTGAACATAGAAAATGATCGAATTCTAATTACGAACCAGACGACGATGAGTCAGTGGGATGTCATTGATGTGTCGAATCGTGTGCAGGAACGCTATCCGCAGACACTTTTTCATAAGGAGATATGCAAAGCGACTCAGGTCCGCCAAGAAGCGGTTGCCGAACAAGCGAAGGAAGCAGACCTAACGATCGTTGTCGGTGACCCGAAGAGCAATAACTCAAACCGGTTAGCTCAAGTGTCAGAGGAAATCGCCGGCACAACAGCCTATCGTGTGACAGACCTGACTGAAATCCAGTTAGAATGGTTAAAAGATGTGCACACAGTGGCCGTTACGGCAGGCGCATCTACGCCAACACCGGTCGTGCGTGAGGTCATTGCTTTCTTCGAAGCCTTTACTTGGGAAGACGAGTCAACATGGACTCGAGAATGGACGTTAGAAACGGATAGAATTCTGCCGAAAGTAAGACCAAAGAAAAAAGCGTAAACAATATAGGGCAGTCTTAAAAGCTTAAAAAACGTGCCAATTACTGGCACGTTTTTTTTACTAAAAGCATAACAAATCCTTCCTGGAACTAGTCCCGCCTCACCGTTTTCTTACAAGAGGTTAAACGGTTCTGATGTGTGTTCGGACGCTGCAATAGCGATGGATGGGAGTTGTTGTTTTAAATAGTGAGCCACGCCATGTTTCATGATCTTTTCTGCATGATGCCCCGGATCAACAAGCAACATGCCTTCGTACATCGCATCCTGTGCTGTGTGGAAATACAAATCACCCGTCACATAAACATCTGCACCTTGAACTTGTGCAGCTCCGATGTATTTATTGCCATCGCCACCAAGAACAGCGATGGTTTGCACCAGTCGTTCATGGTCCCCTACCGTTCTTACAAAGGGCACTTGAAGGGACCGTTTCACATGTTCAGCAAACTGTCCAAACGGAAGTGGTTTCTCTAACATGCCGATTCTTCCAAGGCCGTACGTTTCTCCTGTCACGTCAAGCGTTATAGAATCATAGGCCATCACTTCATATGGGTGGGCTTTTTTTGCTGCAGATAATACTTTTTGTAGGACCGGCTCATGCACAATCATTTCCAAACGAACTTCACTCACCTTCTCAAGCTCACCAGCTGAGCCTAAATAAGGTGTCGCCTCTTCGTTCGGTTTAAACATCCCTACGCCAGAGGTCTGAAATGCACATGCGCTATAGTTCCCTAATGCCCCCCCTCCTGCTGCTGCCATTGCAGTGTGTACGTCCTCTGTATGTGTCTCAGGCACAAATATGATTAATTTGTGTAGCTTCTCTGTAGAGGTTTCTGCGAGGACCCGTGTTTGTTTAAGGTCGAGTGCGTTCGCCAACATATCATTTACACCGCCAGGCGCGATATCTAGATTTGTATGGGCTACGTAAACTGCGATGTTATGTTGAAGCAACTCGACCAATAATTTCCCTCGGTACGTCGACGTATCTACTGTTTTAATAGGCGAAAATATAAAGGGGTGGTGAGCAATGATTAAATTCGCGCCTGCGTTAATCGCTTCTTTAACGACCTCCATCGTGACATCTAGCGTCACAATGATGCCTGATAGTTCAGTTTCTGAATTGCCAACCTGGAGTCCAATGCGATCTCCCTCCACGGCATACGAAGGCTTTGCCCATGCTTCCATGGACGTGACTGCCTCTGCGATTTTCATTGAATCACTCCTTGTATCATGCGAAGTTTGTTCGTAAATTGCTCTCGTTTTTCTTGAATGGAGGAATCATTCACAGATTGATCCAACGAGAGTAACAAACGCTTGGTTTTCCCTTCTTCATCCTGCCATTTTTTTTGGAACACAGGATTGGTAGGGTTCTTTATTAGACAAGGTCCGAATAAAACCTCTTCCTCAGATAACTCCTGATCGCCTGGTTCAACGATTAAAACCTCATACAGTTTATCATTTTCCTCAATAATCTCTTCTGAAACAATTCGGTACTGGTTGTGCTGAAGCCAAAAGCGCAGCGCTGGTTCACCATTATTTGGTTGCAGGATCATTTTAGGAACTGGAAGCACCTCTGATTCGCCTTCAAGAATGGTTTTAATGAGCACGCCGCCCATGCCACAGATTGTAATACAATCAACTTCGCCTTTCTTCAGGACGGATAATCCATCACCTTGTCGCACATCAATTTTATCATCCAAATGAAGCGCGGATACTTGTGCTTTCGCCGCTGCAAAAGGCCCATCATTTAGTTCACCTGCAATGGCTGAACGAATTTTATCTTGCTGTACTAACACGACAGGAAGATAAGCATGGTCGGAGCCAATATCGGCTAAGCGAGCCCCTAGTGGAATATATGAAGCCACCGTCTCTAGACGTTTCGACAATGTATGATCATTCATTTGACGCGCCCTCGTTTCCCTTATAATCAAAAAAAGAAAAAGGCAGTCATCTGCCTTTCTCAATGGTTACTTCTGTTCACCAAGCCATTCAGCCAAAACATCAAGCTCCTCACCTGACACGAGGTTTGGTGGCATTGCCGCACTTGGTGGATTTTGGATGACGCCTTTAATTTCGTCAACTGAATACTTGCTGCCAATCTGTTGAAGGTTCGGTCCCGATGCCCCTTCGAGATTTTGCCCATGACACATTGCGCAATTTTGCGCAAAAATCTCCTCAGGTGTCGCTGCTTCCGTAGCGCCTTCACCTTCCGCATTCTGGTTTACACCAACCGTGGAAAGGACGACAATTAAGATGATGCCAAGCACCGCTATCGTCAAAAATGGCATGAGTGGATTTTTCATTGATGCTCCCCCTTATGTAGTACCAAAAGCGTTTCCATTACTGCACATCATTTATTTTACAATAAAATCACCCCGATGAGGAAGGGGAGATTGATAATTAATAGAAACAATCGCGATTTTCGTCGAAAAAGAACGAGTAAAAACTGCCAACGTGATTTGCAAATCACTATAAGATTCAGTAAAATAAGTGTAGGATGTTTCTAACTTCCTCTTATAGAATTAATTTGCTCCAACAGCATTTCAACTGTTGAAGCAAATAGTTTTCTTTTTTCATATCCCTTATTCTAAGAAATCTTTTAGACGCTTACTCCGGCTTGGGTGGCGTAGCTTACGAAGCGCTTTTGCTTCAATTTGTCTGATTCTTTCGCGCGTCACACCAAACACTTTCCCTACCTCTTCCAATGTACGTGTTCGTCCATCATCTAGCCCAAAACGCAAGCGCAGAACATTTTCTTCTCGATCTGTCAATGTATCAAGGACATCCTCTAATTGTTCTTTAAGAAGCTCATAGGCCGCTGCATCAGATGGTGACGTTGCTTCCTGATCTTCAATAAAGTCGCCTAAATGGGAGTCATCCTCTTCACCGATAGGCGTTTCAAGAGATACAGGTTCTTGAGCAATTTTAAGGATTTCACGCACTTTATCAGAGGTCAGCTCCATTTCTTGAGCAATTTCCTCAGGTGTAGGCTCTCGTCCTAGATCTTGCAAAAGCTGTCTTTGTACACGAACAAGCTTGTTAATCGTTTCAACCATATGAACAGGAATACGAATGGTTCTTGCCTGGTCTGCGATGGCACGAGTAATGGCCTGACGAATCCACCAAGTAGCATAGGTGCTAAATTTAAAGCCTTTTCTGTGGTCAAATTTTTCTACAGCTTTAATTAGACCCATGTTTCCTTCCTGAATGAGATCCAGAAACAGCATTCCCCGTCCTACATAGCGTTTAGCGATCGACACCACGAGACGTAAGTTTGCTTCTGCAAGGCG from Aureibacillus halotolerans encodes the following:
- a CDS encoding DUF1189 family protein, whose protein sequence is MKRLFFQLRKSVTSPAFIAAMRVRGIGNALRLLLTLSALFALLYGSILSFSLSAWVNDVSHALSSESIRWKSVDGFLEDFSAPDNSLVKRSSPSEDSITPALFLDSTQFTIHSEYLSMSVDYSTFPQRIFTEEDGQNALRFVQENIVLLYVASFVITFVLCFMFLVLASSGLALSSQLFSTVMKKKRSSYTQAWSMSAFTLPLGTFLYLIGSVIGQPLFGLGGVFVTISMMFLAIKKLPVSRV
- a CDS encoding NfeD family protein produces the protein MLLDYVFIGMAVILFATMFILGEILVKTRGILGAIGLLLMLLYFSYHVSGGALVWMVAIYIIGIALILIDGKLLNDGTLAIIGTLMMIVAIAVPSPSLTYGVAVTIGMMIGVAGALFLLKVFPKRNVWSKLALKDRLTSEAGYNSINLSYKELVGKEGMTMTDFRPIGTVRINETDYSAVSSGQWIKQQTTVNVVAVDGTKIVVKPQTEESIIQE
- the ispG gene encoding flavodoxin-dependent (E)-4-hydroxy-3-methylbut-2-enyl-diphosphate synthase, which translates into the protein MSELVHRKNTRPVKVGNVTIGGSNELFIQSMTTTKTHDVEATVAEIHRLEEAGCQIVRVACPDERAANAIADIKKQINIPLVVDIHFNYKLALKAIEGGADKIRINPGNIGKRDKVELVVNAAKEKNIPIRIGVNAGSLERGILEKYGYPTADGMVESALHHIKILEDLDFHDIIVSMKASDVGLAVEAYEKAAKAFDYPLHLGITESGTLFSGTVKSAAGLGILLSKGIGNTLRVSLSADPVEEVKVARELLKSFGLASNAATLISCPTCGRIEIDLISIANEVEEYISKIKAPIKVAVLGCAVNGPGEAREADIGIAGARGEGLLFRHGETVRKVPEDQMVEELKKEIDILAEAHRLKEEAKKEETLKA
- a CDS encoding DUF4190 domain-containing protein, with product MHNDDRRHDEGFEDIRADDAADRSYLEETATEASFDGIDRDRNRDQDSIDDDRERSTNTDSNAVGLSGLALALSLLALFVLPLILGAAGIIIGFISRRRGAGAMALWAIGLGVVAVLISLFFAPFI
- a CDS encoding metal ABC transporter permease; amino-acid sequence: MIENIVRFEFLQNAFLTGIMIGFLAPFLGVFIVVRRLSLIADALSHITLAGIAAGLLIQAKVAFVTAFNPLYTALLFSVIGSLLIEKLRSLYASFQELSIPIILSGGIGLSVIFISLANGFNQDLFYYLFGSINAISRSDMWTVFAILIVVSSVLVFLYKELVFLSFDEEHAKASGMPTKKVHFVFIVIVALVIAASMRIVGIMLVSALMTLPVATSIRIAKGFKETIVLSIVFGELAVVGGLVAAYYLELPSGGTIVMVSIALLCIVLLWKKVKLMFVAKTAQID
- a CDS encoding metal ABC transporter ATP-binding protein, producing MNTTPVLSIDQLSFRYNDVDVLRNISLTIPDGAFMALVGPNGSGKSTLIKLILNLLPSSARSQIQLFGVSAPKFKEWNKVGYISQKANSFNSGFPATVREVVSMGLVSKVGFFQFMNKANRQRIEEAVEAVDMTSFIDKNIALLSGGQQQRVFIARALVSDPKLLILDEPTVGVDAAHVDSFYRLLETLNKDKGMTLLMVSHDIGTMTKKATHLACLNRELHFHGEMDTFNKLDDEVLSQFYGHAVHAVSHDHGGLA
- a CDS encoding transglycosylase SLT domain-containing protein → MQSKRTNMPTMFMMLLAIIMCAGVTFYFSQKVTLLNKEVSALEQNVSEKKQLLDNYSISPEMIKTYVSKERSGSMNGYEEWAQAVTLAESLYKKSDGQFKKEWGLFLFQEAKRYDIDPYVVFELLSVETGGTFNPSLTGPQTQYGRAYGMSQFMKNTAPWIAEMANLTYKDELLFDPLYSIQLSIVYLDFLHERYGNWDQALTAYHRGIFGMHSYVRENGSAKSWYATKIQTEAAAH
- a CDS encoding two-component system sensor histidine kinase NtrB, with amino-acid sequence MHSHVQADIDHTVFDELSQEIRLVLGPNGEVLNLNHCGKRIFGEKTFSFFHYFEEEDRQQVFQFLKMLTSSQKEDERHSTFSFSRNNLRCDMTFKGKWDGHFIYLIGKMIEQKAEHIAQRNAGFNHLLSQNTNIFLNFLETKLDLAVILLREDDEIQFCNDRFGKYLQLEAQHITGSSVHALQTKHPLKDTLIEIVEEIRSTGLVNERYYYEDDALYQFQGLYFPEDEGILLLVHDRSYQQRFENLLIYKQQMESVSQLAAGVAHELRNPLSVIRGFLQLSSLTNDWTKYYNTILSELTRMNDIIEDFLSVSRKKIKKQKQLPHAIFQSLVYIIRSECLLHNITFEYHIEKTDAYVDVNEAMIKQVLLNLLRNTIEVYEEKKDNRRFVLHTKVMENRHYQIVIQDFGKGMEKEVLEQLGKPFFTTKEKGNGIGIPLCKKIVENHEGEFFVESELEKGTKITFTLPLTVDEGE